A portion of the Cololabis saira isolate AMF1-May2022 chromosome 17, fColSai1.1, whole genome shotgun sequence genome contains these proteins:
- the zgc:171482 gene encoding zinc finger protein isoform X1 translates to MVVGFVERSRCVCCKPQMKMKSASVVDGGLFTESYCNICNAQLISESQRTAHYESKKHANKVRLFYMLHPEDGGPPSKRLRPDNPQDCAETEVDRNKCCTLCNMFFTSAIVAQSHYQGKTHAKRVRLVLGEPPNLPTAMASPTNTDSSPSTPLSTDPTACPPPPPALPWPTGVVGGNGGREAGKYCCLCGAWFNNPLMAQQHYEGKKHRRNAARARLLEQLADSLDATESTGLRSSYSCSVCSVVLNSIEQYHAHLQGSKHQNNLKQHQQ, encoded by the exons ATGGTTGTGGGGTTTGTGGAGAGGAGCCGCTGCGTCTGCTGCAAG ccTCAGATGAAGATGAAGTCTGCGAGCGTCGTGGATGGAGGCTTGTTCACAGAGAGCTATTGTAACATCTGCAATGCCCAGCTCATCTCCGAGTCCCAGCGCACCGCTCACTATGAG AGTAAGAAGCATGCCAACAAGGTGCGTCTGTTCTACATGCTTCACCCTGAAGATGGAGGACCTCCTTCCAAAAGACTAAGGCCAGACAACCCA CAGGACTGTGCAGAGACAGAAGTAGACAGGAACAAGTGTTGTACCTTGTGTAACATGTTCTTCACCTCCGCAATTGTGGCCCAGTCTCACTACCAGGGAAAAACCCATGCCAAGAGAGTCCGTCTGGTACTGGGGGAGCCACCCAACCTTCCCACAGCCATGGCCAGCCCCACAAACACAG ATTCATCTCCTTCCACGCCACTGTCCACAGACCCCACTGCgtgcccccctcctccccctgccCTTCCCTGGCCCACGGGAGTGGTCGGTGGAAATGGCGGTAGAGAGGCGGGGAAGTATTGCTGCCTGTGCGGAGCCTGGTTCAACAACCCGCTGATGGCCCAGCAGCACTACGAGGGAAAGAAGCACCGCAGGAACGCAGCTAGGGCACGCCTCCTGGAGCAGCTAGCGGACAGTCTGGATGCCACGGAGAGCACAG GGCTGCGCAGTAGTTACTCATGCAGTGTCTGCAGTGTAGTCCTTAACTCCATCGAGCAGTACCATGCACACCTCCAGGGCTCCAAGCACCAGAACAA
- the zgc:171482 gene encoding zinc finger protein isoform X3 encodes MVVGFVERSRCVCCKPQMKMKSASVVDGGLFTESYCNICNAQLISESQRTAHYEDCAETEVDRNKCCTLCNMFFTSAIVAQSHYQGKTHAKRVRLVLGEPPNLPTAMASPTNTDSSPSTPLSTDPTACPPPPPALPWPTGVVGGNGGREAGKYCCLCGAWFNNPLMAQQHYEGKKHRRNAARARLLEQLADSLDATESTGLRSSYSCSVCSVVLNSIEQYHAHLQGSKHQNNLKQHQQ; translated from the exons ATGGTTGTGGGGTTTGTGGAGAGGAGCCGCTGCGTCTGCTGCAAG ccTCAGATGAAGATGAAGTCTGCGAGCGTCGTGGATGGAGGCTTGTTCACAGAGAGCTATTGTAACATCTGCAATGCCCAGCTCATCTCCGAGTCCCAGCGCACCGCTCACTATGAG GACTGTGCAGAGACAGAAGTAGACAGGAACAAGTGTTGTACCTTGTGTAACATGTTCTTCACCTCCGCAATTGTGGCCCAGTCTCACTACCAGGGAAAAACCCATGCCAAGAGAGTCCGTCTGGTACTGGGGGAGCCACCCAACCTTCCCACAGCCATGGCCAGCCCCACAAACACAG ATTCATCTCCTTCCACGCCACTGTCCACAGACCCCACTGCgtgcccccctcctccccctgccCTTCCCTGGCCCACGGGAGTGGTCGGTGGAAATGGCGGTAGAGAGGCGGGGAAGTATTGCTGCCTGTGCGGAGCCTGGTTCAACAACCCGCTGATGGCCCAGCAGCACTACGAGGGAAAGAAGCACCGCAGGAACGCAGCTAGGGCACGCCTCCTGGAGCAGCTAGCGGACAGTCTGGATGCCACGGAGAGCACAG GGCTGCGCAGTAGTTACTCATGCAGTGTCTGCAGTGTAGTCCTTAACTCCATCGAGCAGTACCATGCACACCTCCAGGGCTCCAAGCACCAGAACAA
- the zgc:171482 gene encoding zinc finger protein isoform X2, whose protein sequence is MVVGFVERSRCVCCKPQMKMKSASVVDGGLFTESYCNICNAQLISESQRTAHYESKKHANKVRLFYMLHPEDGGPPSKRLRPDNPDCAETEVDRNKCCTLCNMFFTSAIVAQSHYQGKTHAKRVRLVLGEPPNLPTAMASPTNTDSSPSTPLSTDPTACPPPPPALPWPTGVVGGNGGREAGKYCCLCGAWFNNPLMAQQHYEGKKHRRNAARARLLEQLADSLDATESTGLRSSYSCSVCSVVLNSIEQYHAHLQGSKHQNNLKQHQQ, encoded by the exons ATGGTTGTGGGGTTTGTGGAGAGGAGCCGCTGCGTCTGCTGCAAG ccTCAGATGAAGATGAAGTCTGCGAGCGTCGTGGATGGAGGCTTGTTCACAGAGAGCTATTGTAACATCTGCAATGCCCAGCTCATCTCCGAGTCCCAGCGCACCGCTCACTATGAG AGTAAGAAGCATGCCAACAAGGTGCGTCTGTTCTACATGCTTCACCCTGAAGATGGAGGACCTCCTTCCAAAAGACTAAGGCCAGACAACCCA GACTGTGCAGAGACAGAAGTAGACAGGAACAAGTGTTGTACCTTGTGTAACATGTTCTTCACCTCCGCAATTGTGGCCCAGTCTCACTACCAGGGAAAAACCCATGCCAAGAGAGTCCGTCTGGTACTGGGGGAGCCACCCAACCTTCCCACAGCCATGGCCAGCCCCACAAACACAG ATTCATCTCCTTCCACGCCACTGTCCACAGACCCCACTGCgtgcccccctcctccccctgccCTTCCCTGGCCCACGGGAGTGGTCGGTGGAAATGGCGGTAGAGAGGCGGGGAAGTATTGCTGCCTGTGCGGAGCCTGGTTCAACAACCCGCTGATGGCCCAGCAGCACTACGAGGGAAAGAAGCACCGCAGGAACGCAGCTAGGGCACGCCTCCTGGAGCAGCTAGCGGACAGTCTGGATGCCACGGAGAGCACAG GGCTGCGCAGTAGTTACTCATGCAGTGTCTGCAGTGTAGTCCTTAACTCCATCGAGCAGTACCATGCACACCTCCAGGGCTCCAAGCACCAGAACAA